The Aquidulcibacter paucihalophilus genome has a window encoding:
- the hrpB gene encoding ATP-dependent helicase HrpB: MLPILAVLEPLKAALAAGNAAVLAAPPGAGKTTVVPLALLDAAWLNGGKILVLEPRRLAARAAAERMAATRGEATGDTVGYRTRLQSRIGPKTRIEVITEGVFTRMILDDPGLEGVGAVLFDEFHERSLDADLGLALARETQGLLRDDLRLLVMSATLDIGGVARLLEGAPVIEAEGRMFPVETRYSGRNPVERIEDAVTRAVIQALGEEGGSLLVFLPGQGEIHRTAQRLAERLRDPAVDVVPLYGALDRETQDRAIEPAPAGRRKVVLATSVAETSLTIDGVRVVIDGGLSRVPRFEPASGLTRLATVRVSRSSAEQRRGRAGRTGPGVCYRLWDEAATRGLVPHQRPEILEADLTGFALDLARWGARSTEALALLDQPPAGAFAEARKVLTRLGALDGAGALTAHGRRMTRIPLPPRLAHMVAAASDAGDAALGARIAAVLSEPGLGGNDVDLRDRLRGLERDRSPRARDAIKLADRWARAAGGGQRPDAEGEADVGALLAEAFPERVAKARGKPGEVLLASGRGAFLDPTDGLARESWLAVAELGGGDARDRIRLAVPVDPAALEARIEAEDRLVREPSGRMTLRRVRRIGAIVVDEKVVGTPDRAAITAALRAEVEREGLSALRWGERAAGLRARLAFVAALEDGWPDVSDEGLLAGRETWLWPLLDAVQALEKIDDAALEAGLRARIPWDRQRALDDLAPARLATPLGSAAIDYAADGGPRVDIRVQELFGTTRHPTVGGGRVPLTLALLSPARRPVQVTKDLPGFWAGSWAAVRSEMRGRYPRHPWPEDPTRAEATSRAKPRGT; the protein is encoded by the coding sequence ATGCTGCCGATCCTCGCTGTTCTTGAGCCGTTGAAGGCCGCCCTTGCGGCGGGCAATGCCGCTGTGCTTGCCGCGCCGCCCGGAGCCGGCAAGACCACGGTTGTGCCTCTGGCCCTGCTGGATGCGGCCTGGCTGAACGGCGGAAAGATCCTCGTGCTTGAGCCGCGCAGGTTGGCCGCGCGGGCCGCGGCCGAGCGGATGGCGGCCACGCGGGGCGAGGCGACCGGCGATACGGTCGGCTATCGCACGCGTCTGCAGAGCCGGATCGGTCCGAAGACCCGGATCGAGGTGATTACCGAGGGCGTGTTCACGCGGATGATTCTGGACGATCCGGGCCTGGAGGGGGTCGGCGCGGTCCTGTTCGACGAATTCCACGAGCGATCGCTGGACGCCGACCTCGGTCTGGCGCTGGCGCGGGAGACACAGGGACTGCTGCGGGACGACCTTCGGCTGCTGGTGATGTCGGCGACGCTGGATATCGGCGGTGTGGCGCGGCTCCTCGAGGGCGCGCCGGTGATCGAGGCCGAGGGGCGGATGTTCCCGGTCGAGACGCGCTATTCCGGACGCAATCCGGTGGAGCGGATCGAGGACGCCGTGACGCGGGCCGTGATCCAGGCGCTGGGCGAGGAGGGCGGCTCGCTGCTGGTCTTCCTGCCGGGTCAGGGGGAAATCCACCGCACGGCGCAGCGGCTGGCGGAACGGCTGCGCGATCCGGCGGTGGACGTGGTTCCGCTTTACGGCGCGCTGGACCGGGAGACGCAGGACCGTGCCATCGAACCGGCACCGGCCGGGCGGCGCAAGGTGGTGCTGGCGACCTCGGTGGCCGAGACCAGCCTGACCATCGACGGGGTGCGGGTGGTCATCGACGGCGGCCTGTCGCGCGTGCCGCGGTTCGAGCCGGCCAGCGGCCTGACCCGGCTGGCGACGGTCCGGGTCAGCCGATCCTCCGCCGAGCAGAGGCGGGGCCGGGCAGGGCGTACCGGGCCGGGCGTGTGTTACCGGCTCTGGGACGAGGCGGCGACGCGGGGACTGGTTCCGCACCAGCGGCCGGAGATTCTGGAGGCGGACCTGACGGGTTTCGCGCTCGATCTGGCGCGGTGGGGTGCGCGGTCGACCGAGGCACTGGCCCTGCTGGACCAACCGCCCGCGGGCGCCTTCGCCGAGGCGCGCAAGGTCCTGACCCGGCTCGGCGCGCTGGATGGCGCGGGGGCGCTGACGGCGCACGGGCGGCGAATGACGCGGATCCCCCTGCCGCCGCGTCTGGCGCATATGGTCGCCGCCGCCAGCGATGCGGGCGATGCGGCGCTCGGCGCACGGATCGCAGCGGTACTGAGCGAGCCGGGACTGGGCGGGAATGACGTCGATCTGAGAGACCGGCTGCGCGGCCTGGAGCGCGACCGGTCGCCAAGGGCACGGGACGCCATCAAGCTGGCGGATCGATGGGCGCGAGCGGCCGGTGGGGGCCAGAGGCCGGACGCTGAGGGCGAGGCCGACGTCGGTGCGCTTCTGGCCGAGGCCTTTCCCGAGCGGGTGGCAAAGGCGCGGGGCAAGCCGGGCGAGGTACTGCTGGCGTCGGGGCGGGGCGCCTTCCTCGATCCGACCGACGGTCTGGCGCGCGAGTCCTGGCTGGCGGTGGCGGAACTGGGCGGCGGGGATGCGCGGGATCGCATCCGGCTGGCGGTTCCGGTCGATCCGGCGGCGCTGGAGGCCCGGATTGAGGCCGAGGACCGACTGGTGCGCGAGCCTTCGGGGCGGATGACGCTGCGCCGGGTCCGCCGCATCGGAGCGATCGTGGTGGATGAGAAGGTCGTCGGAACGCCGGACCGGGCGGCGATCACGGCGGCGTTGCGGGCCGAGGTCGAGCGGGAGGGCCTGTCTGCCCTGCGCTGGGGCGAGCGGGCGGCGGGGCTGAGGGCGCGACTGGCGTTTGTAGCTGCGCTTGAGGACGGCTGGCCGGACGTGTCGGACGAAGGCTTGCTTGCGGGGCGCGAGACCTGGCTGTGGCCCCTGCTGGATGCGGTGCAGGCGCTGGAGAAAATCGATGACGCTGCGCTGGAGGCAGGGCTGCGGGCGCGGATCCCATGGGACCGGCAGCGCGCGCTGGACGACCTCGCCCCGGCGCGACTGGCGACCCCGCTGGGGTCGGCGGCCATCGACTACGCCGCCGACGGCGGTCCGCGGGTGGATATCCGGGTCCAGGAGCTGTTCGGGACGACGCGCCATCCGACGGTGGGGGGGGGACGCGTGCCGCTGACGCTGGCGCTGTTGTCTCCCGCGCGGCGACCGGTGCAGGTAACGAAGGATCTGCCGGGTTTCTGGGCCGGGAGCTGGGCCGCGGTCCGCAGCGAGATGCGCGGCCGCTATCCCCGGCATCCCTGGCCCGAGGACCCGACCAGGGCGGAGGCGACCAGCCGGGCCAAGCCGCGCGGGACGTGA